The sequence CCGCCAGAGGTGCAGAAGCAGCAGATGGTTCTTGCGCGGTTCGATCGTGCCGATGCAGACAAAGTAGGGCTTTGCCCCGGCTGTCTTGGCCGCCGGTCCAACGCCCAGCGGTTCGGTCCCGAGCAGGGCAACGTGAGTCGCAATAGGCCGGCCACTGGCCTCGATCCAGGGTTGGAACGAGCGCCCCGTTGCCGCAGAGTTGACGATCACGGCATCGGCATGGTCCGCCACGGTTTTCATGCGGCGGCTATGCAGCTTTGCGCCTGAGGGACGGGCGTATTCTGGAAATTCGACAGGGATGAGATCATGCACCATGCACACGAACTTTGCCCTTTCGCGCGCGACGATCCGGCGAACCTGCTCGGGCCGGGTCAGATGGTGCGGTGATACCTGTACGTAGACCCGGCCTTGTCCTGAGGCAGGGGCAGGGCGCGACATGGGCAGCAGGCGCGCCAGCCAAGGCAGGACCGACGGCAGCGAGCGTTGGCGCGGCTCATTCTCGCCCTGTGCCCAGCGCCGCTCCAGTTCGTCGAGATAGGCCGCCGCGGTAGCGGCAGGCAAGCGGCCATACAGTCCGGCAGGATGCACGGCCGCGAAGCCGAGAGACGGGCCATAAGCGCGCGAAAGCCCGCGCGCATAGGCCATTTCGACGCGGTCCACGCCTGACGGGGTGGAATAGCGCACGCGCGAGATCAAGCGCGAAATGTCCAGGATCACTTCGCTCATCGCCATTTCGCCATGAATTGCCCCTGCCACCGCCGTAGGGGTGCGACCCATCCCAAGCGATTGGGTGCCTGGGCCTGCGCCATACGGCTCACCAGCACTTCGGGCGGGCAGGGCAGGCCGGAAACCGGATCGAGGTAACGTGGGTAAAGGATCAGAACCCCGGCGACCAATTCGTCCAGCGACAGCCTGCGACCCCGCCGATCGGGGATGTGCGCCAGATCATGGGTCAGGCCCCATCCAGCATAGAACGGCGTTCCGTGACATGTCACGTCAAGCCCGCGCATCAGCCCTTCAAACCCGGTGAGTGAGGTCAGCACATGCACCGAATCCACCACATCCAGCAATGGCGCCATGCCCCCGCCGCGCACGATCCGGTCCGCAAAGGCGAGAGCGGCATCGTCTGGGACGGCGCCCTTGCGGTGCCCGGCGTCGACATCGGGGTGAGGCCGGAACCAGATTTCCGCATCCGGCTCGATTGCGCGAACCCGCCGCAGCAGTTCGAGATTGGATGCAAGGCCGCCGCCGCCTGCGATCACTGACATGTCATCCTCGACTTGTGCGGGCACCAGCACCAGCTTTCGTCCCGGCGTGCGCGAGGGAATCGTTGCGGCGACACCGGCAGAATACTTGCTGATGCCTGCTTTCACGATGGTTTGGCGCAAGGCGGCGGCGCGCGCTGTCAGCGCAGCGGAAAAGGTCGTGGTGGCGAGAATATGCTCGAGGTCGCTGGGGCCGGACGGGTCGAAATGGATACCCCTTGTATCGACCACCACCGACGAGGGAGGCACGAGATTGCTGCCCAGCCCGACCGAGCGGACGAATCCGTCCTCGACGCGCACCAGCCCGGTGCCCTGCCGCTGCGCGGCTTCAATTAGCGCAGGCGAAACGCGCGAGGGCCAGATGGCAACAGCACCGCCGAGCTTGCGCGCCAGTTTCAGGGCTTTCGTCGCTCTCGCTACAATATGGAGGGGGCGGCCCGGCACCCACAGGAACCGGTGGATTTCGTCGCGCTTCCACCAGGCCATGCCGCTGGCGGCGACGATAGCGCGGTTTGCGGTGATCAAGCGCTGCCAATCCGCGAGCACTTCCACGACGGCTTCCGGCGTTGCACGCTCGCCCGTGAACGGGTCGGTATAGCTGACATGGGCGATGGCGCTGACAAGTTTGGCCCCAAGCGTCTCCTCATCGTCGCCGGGCGATCCGTGGCGTCCGGCGGAGAGGAAAGTGACCGGCACGCCTGCCAGCCCGGCAAGCAAGACCCATTCATCGTCGCCGTGTGCGACAAGACCGCCAGCACCGTCGATCACCGACCATGGATCGACGTCGCAGCGCCACGCGCCGCCTTGTTTGGCAACAGTTGCAGCAGCGGCGTTGGCGAGGCGTTGCGGAACGACCCACACCGCATTCTTTCGCGTTTCGGCATCAAGCGAGGCGGCGAGGGAGTGCAGTTCTGCCGAGGCCTTGGGGCGCAAGACCACACAGGCCGGGCGCCGGAGGTTCGCAGGTGCCGCCCAGAACGCACCGCCCACGCGCGCTTCACGGATCCTTGCGAGAAGGGCTGAGGACACAGAGGACCGCAGCCGGGCGGGCGCGGGCTGTGAAATGCTGACCGTTCGGCCCGGAAACGGCGGTGCTCGCAGCAGGGGCTGATCGGTCACGGACGTTCACCCCAACAGCCAAGATTCAGAGCGCCGTCCTGATCCCGTTCGATCAACCCGAATCCGCCGGTTGGCAGCTTGAGCGTAGGCAGCGACTGCGCGGCTGCTGCAAGGGCGGGGTCGCTCATCAAGGAGAACCGTGCCGCGCCATTGCTGGTCACCAGCAGCGTTGGCACCGCCTGCGGCTCTGCGAACAGGGACTGCCATGCTGCAATTCTGTCGGCAGCATCGACCGTCCAGCCCGGTGGCGCGACGGCGTGATGCTCCCATGCGGCCAGCGCCTCCGCCCCGATCCGTGCCAGCACTTCGTCCTCGAACAGGTTCTCGTCCGGTCCGTGATCGATCTCACGCAGGAAGTCTGCGGCTTGCTGTTCGGCAGGCAGCGCAAGCGCAGCGACGATCTCGGCTGCCGTCTGCCGGGTTCGCAGGAGGGGTGAGACGAGCACGCGCGTGAAACGTAACCCTTGCCGGGCGAACAGCGCGCCCAGCGCGCGGGCCTGTTCGATGCCCTTGTCGGTCAGCGGCAGATCCGTGCGCGCACCAATGCGTCGCGGGGTTTCCCCGGCGGCGAAAGTGTTGCCGTGACGGACGATGACATACATGCGCGCTGCAGGATCAGTTCGAATGGGGATCGCCAAAGCGGGTAATCGCTTCCTCGGCCTTTGCAAGGTCTTCTGGCGTATCGATACCGGACAGCAGATGCGACGGCACTTCCACAGGGAAAGTCTCGACCGCCCAGCCATTTTCGAGGAAGCGCAACTGCTCCAGCCCTTCCAGCGTCTCGTAGTGTCCTGCAGGCGCTGAAGCGAACCATTCGAGCGCGCGCGCGGTATAGCCATAGAGCCCGAGATGCTGCCAGACCGGTGACACCGGACTTTCCCTGAGGGCGGCTTCATTGCGCATCGCAGGCAGGATCGATTTGGAGAACCACAGCGCCCGGCCTTGCGCGTCCCGAATGCAGGTCGTGCCGCTGAACGGTGCGGTGATCTTGTGCGCGCGCAGTCGGTCGAGGCGGGGCCAGTCCAGCTGAAACACGGGCGTCGCCACATCGGCGCGGCCTTCGCGCAAAGTGGCGACGAGGCCGGCGACGATGGCCGGGGGGATGAAAGGGGCATCGCCTTGAAGGTTCACGATGCGCTCCGGACGGTTGCCGAACTGGCGTGATGCGGCAAAGGCCCGTGTCGTGCCGGAATCGAGCGCAGAATCGGTCATCACCACATCGGCGCCGAACGCGCTGGCATGGGCTTCGATGCGCACATCGTCAGTTGCCACCACGACCGCGCAGTCCCCGGCCAGCGCGGCAGCCTGCCGCGCAATACCGACAACGCGTTCCAGCAGAGTCACGCCTGCGATCTTCAGCAGTGGCTTGCCGGGCAGGCGGGAGGACCCGAAGCGTGCCGGGACGACGATGAGGTCAGCGGTGCTCATTCACCAAGGCAATAGGCGCGAGGCTGCTGTCAGACAATGCCGGCCCGGACAATGTCGTGCATGTGCAGAACGCCAGCCAACACGCCGCCATCCTCAACGAAAATGACCGATACCGCATTGTCGTTCATGATCCGCAGGGCTTCCGAACAGAGCGTGCCGGGCGGCACGGTGACCGGATTGGGCGACATGTGCAGCCCGATGCGGTCCTGCAGGTCATGCACCGCAATGCAGCGGCGCAGATCACCATCGGTGAACACGCCGACCAGCTTGTTGCCATCGACCACAGCCGTCGCCCCATAGCGCTTGCGGCTCATCTCGATCGTGGCGCCGCTCAGCGTTGCGCTGGCGCTCACCTTGGGGATTGCCTCGCCCGTCCCCATGATCTGGTCCACACAGAGCAGTTGCGATCCGAGCTTGCCGCCGGGGTGGAAGATGCGGAAGTCGGAAGGCGAAAAACCGCGTGCCTCGATCAGCGCGACCGCAAGGACGTCGCCCAGTACGAGTTGCAGCGTGGTCGACGATGTCGGCGCCAGATCGTTCGGGCAGGCTTCGCGCACCAGGGGCAGCGCAAGGCATATGTCCGCGGCCTTGGCGGCCGTGCTTTCCGGCCAGGCAGTGGCGACAATCAGGGTGATGTTGAAGCGGTTGCAATAGTGGAAAATGTCGTTGAGTTCGCTGGTTTCGCCCGACCAGGTAATCGCAAAGACGACGTCCTTTTCGGTGATCAGGCCGAGGTCTCCGTGGCTCGCCTCGCCGGGGTGGAGGAACAGGGCCGGGGTGCCGGTGGACCGCAATGTTGCAGCGATCTTGCGCCCGATGTGCCCGCTTTTGCCCATGCCGCTGACGATCACGCGGCCGTCAGTCACGGCCATGGCCTCGATTGCCATGTCGAGCGCTATGCGGAACGGTGATGCTTCGAGAACGCTTTTGAGCGACTCAAGTGCCTGAATCTCTGTTTCGACTGTCTTCAGGGCTGAAGCAGTAAACCGAGGTGTCGTTCGTCTGTCGCTCATTTCCAACCTGATATCATGCATTGATCTACCGCCAATTTGGCTGTTGCCGGACCCCCATCCGGTGTGAAACCCCACTCAGTGTGCTGACAGGTTATTGTCAGCAGCCGTCTATTCGGCAATGGAACGTTATAGTCCCGGCGTTTGCCCTAGGCCGGTTTGCAAACCATGACCAATGATTTGAAACAGGATTGCTTCCATAATGCTCCTATGTGGGTCCAAAATCGGTGCGATGGATCACCTCTTCGTGATCGCCGGCCCTTGTGTCATCGAAAGCGAGAAACAGACCCTCGCAGTTGCCGAAGTGATTGCCAAAGTCGCCGAGAGACGTGAGGTTCTGATTATTTTCAAGAGTTCTTTCGACAAGGCGAACCGGAGTTCGGACCAATCGTTCCGCGGACCGGGAATCGACGAGGGTTTGCGCATCCTTGAAAAGGTTCGCGCCGAAACCGGATTGCCCGTCTTGACCGATGTGCATGAGCCAGATCAGGTCGCTGCAGTCGCAAGCGTGGTCGATGTGCTGCAGACACCGGCATTCCTGGCGCGGCAAACCGATTTCATCGCTGCGGTGGCTGCATCGGGCAAGCCGGTGAACATCAAGAAGGGCCAGTTCATGGCGCCTGCCGACATGCGTCAGGTCGTGGCCAAGGCGCGCAATGCGGCGATTGCGGCAGGGCAGGACCCCGACGCCTTCATGTTGTGCGAACGGGGCGTGTCGTTCGGCTACAACACGCTCGTGTCCGACATGCGCGGCCTTGCGATCATGGCGGAAACGGGATGTCCGGTGGTGTTTGACGCCACCCATTCGGTGCAGCAACCCGGCGGTCTTGGCGAACGCTCGGGCGGGCAGCGCGAATTTGTTCCATTGCTCGCGCGTGCGGCGGTTGCTGCTGGCGTTTCGGGCGTGTTCATGGAAACCCACCCGGATCCGGATAACGCGCTTTCGGACGGTCCCAACGCCCTGCCGCTTGATGATTTCGAACCGCTTGTGGCCAGGCTCCAGGCGATTGACGCTCTTGTCAAGGGTGCCTAAGTGGTTCGGGACTAGCGATTTCCGGCGTTTTATGAAGGTGGTCCCATGATTGGCAGAGCGCTGCTGGCGCCCGTCTGGGCACTTCAACTGCTGACCGGTGCCAAGAGCTTTCTCGACAATCCACTGATTGGTTCGCAGCGGCTTAACGCGCGGGGTCTGCACGTTCAGCGCGTGAAGCTGGCCGATACCCTGTGCCGCATGCGCCGTCGCCGCTTGGCCCGCCACGTGCGCAAGGACTGGATCGAGGCCTTCGAACGGGACGGCTTTGTCATCATCCCGCAGATCGTGCCCGAAGCGGAATTCCCGGCCCTGCGGGAAGCGATTCTCGCCTATCAGGGGCCAGCGCGGGAGATGCGGCAGGGCGACGCGATCACCCGGCGCTTGGCCATCGATCCCGTCATGCTTGATGCCATTCCGGCCCTGCGCAGCTTGCTTGCGCGCAAGGACATCGTGGCGCTGCTGAATTACGTGGCGAGTTTCCGCACGACGCCGCTGCACTATGTCCAGACCATCGTCAGCCATGTCGACGGCAACGATCAGGATCCCCAGGAAGTCCTTCATGCGGACAGTTTTCACTCGTCGCTGAAATCGTGGTTGTTCCTAAATCCTGTTGCGGACGAAGAAGGCCCGTTCTCCTACGTGCGCGGATCGCACCGCTTCACGCCGGAAAGACTCGCGTGGGAGCGTCGCCGAAGCCTTGCCGATCCGCGTGCGATTGATCGCTTGTCGGCACGCGGATCGCCGCGCGTGGGGCCGGAAGACCTGCGTGCAATGAAATTGCCCGACGCCGAAGCCCTGGGCGTTCCGGCCAACACGCTGGTGGTTGCCGACACCGTCGGCTTCCATGCGCGCGGGGCATCGGTCCGGTCCGGCGAGCGGGTTGAACTGTGGTCCTATGCGCGGCGCAATCCTTTCCTGCCATGGCTGGGCGGTGACCTGCTCAGTCTGCCGGGGATCGCGGAGCGCCGCGTGGGATGGCTCTGGGCCTTCCGCGATCGTTTCGAGCGCCGGATCGGCCAGCCTTGGCGCCCTGTCGGTACGCGCACGCCGGTCAATGGGGACGGGCCAAGCGGCGGTTTGCATGAGGGCGGCTGATTTGGCATGAGCGGCGCGGTCTCGCCAAGCGGAGTTGCTGTCATTACCCTTTCCCATCGCAAATTCGGTCCGGTCGTGGTCCTGATGTCCCTGATCTGCGCGGCGTGTTCCGGCCCGATCGAGACGCGCTCGGGCATCGCGGGCGCCCCAGTGACGGGCCATGCCACGGTTGCTGTGCTCGCGTCGCCCGACCAGCACGATGAGGCCACAGGCAGTGCACGCGATGCCGTTGCCAAGGCGCTCACGCACTATGGCTATATCGTGTCGGACGAGGCGCCGTTGCGGATTACTGTGGGCCTCGGTGAAAGGCCGGCATCGCTTGAAGTGCTGGGGGCGGATGGCACGGTCCTGTCCGGCGCAAAACGGCAAAGGCTGTTGCAGGATTGTGCCGATCGCACTGAGCGCCTGACATTGGTTGCCGAAACTCCCGGGGGCGCCATCAGCCGCGCATGGGCCGAGGAAGATCACTGCAAGGGCGGACTGGACCAAGCGCTTGAACCTTTGGCAACTCAGGCCGTCGCGCAGCTTGTCGGCAGGCATGAAAACGGCAGAGATCTGCGCTTCGGCCGCGACTGACGATCAGTCTTCGCCTTGTGCGAGCGGGAAGATCATTCGGAATTCCGACCCCATGCCGTCACGGAAACTATAGGTAACTTGGCCGTCGTGGCGCACCGCGGTGGTCTGGACGAAGGCTAGGCCCAGACCGAGGCTGCCGGTCCCGTCTGCAGCGCGGCCCTCGGCATAAAGCGCAAACGGATTGGCAGCCCGGCCCGGCGGCATGGCCGGGCCGGGCCCTGCGACGCTCAGGATCGCGCGCTCGTCCTCGATCTCGACGACATAGGTAACCACCGCTCCGACCGGCGCGAACTTCACCGCGTTTTCAAGCAGGTTGATGGCTGCCCGCAGCACCATGCTGCGGTCGCCCATGATCCAGATCTCACCACCCGCGCTGCCTTCGTAGACCGAGATCCTGCGCGAACCCGCACGCGGCCAGACCATGTCCGCCGCTTCGCGCGCAATGTCGCACAAGTCGATCGGACAGGGTTGCATCGGGCGTCTGCGCGCCCGCGAGAGTTGCACGAAGTCGTCCGCCAGCCGCAAGGCGTGGCGCGCGTGCAGGCGGATCTGCTCGATTGTCTGCTCGGTCACGGGCGGCGTGCCGGGCTCCCTGCTTGCGATCTGCTCGGTTTCAAGCAGCGTGACGATAGCCGCGTTGGGCGAGCGGATGTCGTGTGAAAGGAACTGGAGGATGTCGTCCCGCTCGTCGGCGATGCGCTGGAGTTCGGTTACGTCGCAATAGGATACGATCCGCGACCCATCCGGAAGGTCGGACGTCGCCCGCATGAAGCTCCGTCCTTCGCGGTCGCGCAGCAACGCTTGCTCGCCGTCGGGGGCTGGCGACAGGATGCCGGTCACGTCATCGATGTGCCTGCCCTTTACGGCTTCGCCAAAGACACGCGCGGCTTCGCGGTTGCCGAGCACGACCTGCCCATCAGCGGCAACGATGCAGACGGCATCGGGCAGGCACTCGATGGCCTGGGCCACGAAATTGCGCAGCGTCCGGATCTGCTCGATGACCAACCCCAGGCGGTGGGCCTCGGCGGCAATCGTATCGCCTCCCAGCATCCGCGAACGCGGCGCAAGCACGATACCCGGTTCCGCTGCAAGCTGCGCCGATTGCGCCATCACGAACCGCGAGATCACGGTCAATCGCCGCCAGCCCCAGAGCACGTGCACCAGCACTAACCCGGCAAGCGCGCTGGCGGGGGGCAGCCAAAGGTGCGCGGCTACCAAGAGCAGAACGCTGGCCGCAATAACCCCGGAGCCCAGTGCGGTGGCGAGAAGAAAACTGGCTGCGGGCGTCAGGCGCAGGAATCCTGCCATCAGGATTATGAGCGGGATCAGCGAAAGCACGCCCCGGGCGGTGCGCGAGGGGGTGTGGATAGCGGCATTGGCCAGCTGGCTGTTGAGGATATTGGCCTGGATCTCGACGCCTGAAAGCAGGCGCCCGGCGCTTGCCGGGACATTCTCGACGTTCCCCAGCCCGGCGGCAGTGGCCCCGACCAGCACCAGCTTGTCCGTCACCAGCGAAGGCGGCACTTCACCGGCAGCAAGGCTGCTGAACGAGACGCGATGAAACGCCTGAGGCCCGGCGTAATTGATGATGAACCCCGCCTCGTCAGGGGATTGCAGCGCGGACTGTCCTTGCACTGTCTGCAGCAGCAGCGATGACAGGCTGGGCATTTCGGCAGACTCGGGAACATGATGCCGCACGATGCCATCGCCATCGGGTTCGAGTTCGACCGTGCCGACCCCCGCTGCCGACTCGCTCAGTTGCGGCGGAGGAAGCCCCGATGCAGCAAGGCGGCCAGTGGCGTCACGCTCCACTAGCGCGGGCAGGAATACTGGATCGGCCGCCCGCATGGCAGAGGCAAGGGCGTCGTCACCAACCGAGGGGTCGAGGAACAACACGTCATAACCCACCGCAGCAGGCTTGTAGGTGGCAAGCCGGTCTAGCATGCGCGCATGTTCGCTGCGCGGCCACGGCCACCGGCCCAGCGCACGCAGGCTGGGGTCATCGATTTCCACGATCAGGATACGGTCGTCAGCAGGCGGCGCGACCAGCCGCGATACGATGTCGTAAATGCGGTTGTCGACGACGTTCAGACGGCCACTCGTCGCCGCAAGCCAGACGACCAGCCCGGCTGCAAGGGCCACCACCGCCCATTCGATATGGAGACGGCGGCGGATCAATTACCGCTCCGGCTCGGCCACGGTGAGCTTTTCAAACGGCAGCCAGTTTTCGACCACGCCCTGCTCGGTCATTTGTCTTAGCCCCACGCGCCAGCGGTAGATGCCCGGCTCGAGGTGACGCAAGGTGATGCCGTCCTGTTCAAGACCAGCTTCATCTACCAGCAAGGGCTTCGCCGGATCGGTGCGACCGAGCTGAAAGTGATAGATGCGCTTGCCCTCACCTTCGCCGCCCCAGGCAAAGCGCATGGCATCGCCGTCCGGACCTGCGCTGGCGGCAAGGCCTGCAAGTACGCGGCGCATGGCGTAAGTCTGCGCCAGACCTTCAAGGCCGGAGGCAGCGACGGCGCTGACCCGCACGAACAAGCCGCCGTTCGGCAGGCCGCCGAATGCAAAAGCGCCGGTATCGCTACGCGCCTCGGCAATGACTTTGGTGAACCCTGCATCCTCGCCTACCTGAACATGGTAGGAACTGGCCTGTCCGACAGGGGTGAGTGCCAGCCGCACGATGGGATCGACCTGGACCTTGCCCGGCTGGACGAGGTCGGGCGCTGAAAGCAGCGTTTCGGTGCGCAGGCCGCCGCCCGCAGCAACCACTGCGCCGTAGCCCGCCGTCAGGCCGGCATCGGCACGCCCTTGTCCCGCGCCAGCCGCAACCGTGCCTTCGAGAACCTCGGCGAGCGACGTTTCGGCGGTAAAACCGACGCGGAACTGCGTCCCCCGCACGGCTGCGATTGCGCGGGGCGTGCGGATGCGGAACCGGCCGTTGCGATCGTCGCCGAGCGGCGCGGCCTTCGTTTCGACCTTGCCCATGTCGACGGTGAAATCGTAGTCGATGCTGCCGGTCAGGATGATCCGGCGCAAGCGCTCGATCCGCATCCGGGTGAGCGTCGGCAAGGACGTGCGCGAGCCGTTGGGCAGGGACAACGTCAAAAATCCGTCTGCGCCGGTTTCCAGCGCGCTGCCTTGCGTCACGTCCATGCCAACCGAGGGGGCAATGTCGCGTCCGCCACTTTTCACGCTGACATTCCCGCGCACCGCAACCAGCCGCGCGACCAGTGCCTCGCCCTTGAGCAGGGCCAGCGGAATGCGCAGCCGCGTGCCTTCCGGAATGCGGTGCGGATTGGCGATATGGTTCGCCTTCTGCACAGCCAGATAGTCTCTCTGTCGATTGAGATAGCGCGCCGCGAGGGTGAACAGGTTTTCGCCGCGCCG is a genomic window of Novosphingobium sp. MMS21-SN21R containing:
- a CDS encoding KpsF/GutQ family sugar-phosphate isomerase, whose protein sequence is MSDRRTTPRFTASALKTVETEIQALESLKSVLEASPFRIALDMAIEAMAVTDGRVIVSGMGKSGHIGRKIAATLRSTGTPALFLHPGEASHGDLGLITEKDVVFAITWSGETSELNDIFHYCNRFNITLIVATAWPESTAAKAADICLALPLVREACPNDLAPTSSTTLQLVLGDVLAVALIEARGFSPSDFRIFHPGGKLGSQLLCVDQIMGTGEAIPKVSASATLSGATIEMSRKRYGATAVVDGNKLVGVFTDGDLRRCIAVHDLQDRIGLHMSPNPVTVPPGTLCSEALRIMNDNAVSVIFVEDGGVLAGVLHMHDIVRAGIV
- a CDS encoding glycosyltransferase family 1 protein, with protein sequence MSEVILDISRLISRVRYSTPSGVDRVEMAYARGLSRAYGPSLGFAAVHPAGLYGRLPAATAAAYLDELERRWAQGENEPRQRSLPSVLPWLARLLPMSRPAPASGQGRVYVQVSPHHLTRPEQVRRIVARERAKFVCMVHDLIPVEFPEYARPSGAKLHSRRMKTVADHADAVIVNSAATGRSFQPWIEASGRPIATHVALLGTEPLGVGPAAKTAGAKPYFVCIGTIEPRKNHLLLLHLWRHFAETMPEAQIPRLVIIGKRGWENEQVLDMLDRCPALRPHVEEINGCSDTRLAAVLRGARALLMPSFAEGFGMPVAEALSVGVPVLCSDIPAHHEVGGAVPDYIDPLDGPSWKQAILDHAWKGPAWQGQMQRLPEWHEPTWAEHMEIVVSAIEQLQRG
- a CDS encoding manno-octulosonate cytidylyltransferase; the protein is MSTADLIVVPARFGSSRLPGKPLLKIAGVTLLERVVGIARQAAALAGDCAVVVATDDVRIEAHASAFGADVVMTDSALDSGTTRAFAASRQFGNRPERIVNLQGDAPFIPPAIVAGLVATLREGRADVATPVFQLDWPRLDRLRAHKITAPFSGTTCIRDAQGRALWFSKSILPAMRNEAALRESPVSPVWQHLGLYGYTARALEWFASAPAGHYETLEGLEQLRFLENGWAVETFPVEVPSHLLSGIDTPEDLAKAEEAITRFGDPHSN
- a CDS encoding beta-3-deoxy-D-manno-oct-2-ulosonic acid transferase, which gives rise to MSSALLARIREARVGGAFWAAPANLRRPACVVLRPKASAELHSLAASLDAETRKNAVWVVPQRLANAAAATVAKQGGAWRCDVDPWSVIDGAGGLVAHGDDEWVLLAGLAGVPVTFLSAGRHGSPGDDEETLGAKLVSAIAHVSYTDPFTGERATPEAVVEVLADWQRLITANRAIVAASGMAWWKRDEIHRFLWVPGRPLHIVARATKALKLARKLGGAVAIWPSRVSPALIEAAQRQGTGLVRVEDGFVRSVGLGSNLVPPSSVVVDTRGIHFDPSGPSDLEHILATTTFSAALTARAAALRQTIVKAGISKYSAGVAATIPSRTPGRKLVLVPAQVEDDMSVIAGGGGLASNLELLRRVRAIEPDAEIWFRPHPDVDAGHRKGAVPDDAALAFADRIVRGGGMAPLLDVVDSVHVLTSLTGFEGLMRGLDVTCHGTPFYAGWGLTHDLAHIPDRRGRRLSLDELVAGVLILYPRYLDPVSGLPCPPEVLVSRMAQAQAPNRLGWVAPLRRWQGQFMAKWR
- a CDS encoding phytanoyl-CoA dioxygenase family protein gives rise to the protein MIGRALLAPVWALQLLTGAKSFLDNPLIGSQRLNARGLHVQRVKLADTLCRMRRRRLARHVRKDWIEAFERDGFVIIPQIVPEAEFPALREAILAYQGPAREMRQGDAITRRLAIDPVMLDAIPALRSLLARKDIVALLNYVASFRTTPLHYVQTIVSHVDGNDQDPQEVLHADSFHSSLKSWLFLNPVADEEGPFSYVRGSHRFTPERLAWERRRSLADPRAIDRLSARGSPRVGPEDLRAMKLPDAEALGVPANTLVVADTVGFHARGASVRSGERVELWSYARRNPFLPWLGGDLLSLPGIAERRVGWLWAFRDRFERRIGQPWRPVGTRTPVNGDGPSGGLHEGG
- a CDS encoding CHASE2 domain-containing protein, with the protein product MIRRRLHIEWAVVALAAGLVVWLAATSGRLNVVDNRIYDIVSRLVAPPADDRILIVEIDDPSLRALGRWPWPRSEHARMLDRLATYKPAAVGYDVLFLDPSVGDDALASAMRAADPVFLPALVERDATGRLAASGLPPPQLSESAAGVGTVELEPDGDGIVRHHVPESAEMPSLSSLLLQTVQGQSALQSPDEAGFIINYAGPQAFHRVSFSSLAAGEVPPSLVTDKLVLVGATAAGLGNVENVPASAGRLLSGVEIQANILNSQLANAAIHTPSRTARGVLSLIPLIILMAGFLRLTPAASFLLATALGSGVIAASVLLLVAAHLWLPPASALAGLVLVHVLWGWRRLTVISRFVMAQSAQLAAEPGIVLAPRSRMLGGDTIAAEAHRLGLVIEQIRTLRNFVAQAIECLPDAVCIVAADGQVVLGNREAARVFGEAVKGRHIDDVTGILSPAPDGEQALLRDREGRSFMRATSDLPDGSRIVSYCDVTELQRIADERDDILQFLSHDIRSPNAAIVTLLETEQIASREPGTPPVTEQTIEQIRLHARHALRLADDFVQLSRARRRPMQPCPIDLCDIAREAADMVWPRAGSRRISVYEGSAGGEIWIMGDRSMVLRAAINLLENAVKFAPVGAVVTYVVEIEDERAILSVAGPGPAMPPGRAANPFALYAEGRAADGTGSLGLGLAFVQTTAVRHDGQVTYSFRDGMGSEFRMIFPLAQGED
- the kdsA gene encoding 3-deoxy-8-phosphooctulonate synthase; the protein is MLLCGSKIGAMDHLFVIAGPCVIESEKQTLAVAEVIAKVAERREVLIIFKSSFDKANRSSDQSFRGPGIDEGLRILEKVRAETGLPVLTDVHEPDQVAAVASVVDVLQTPAFLARQTDFIAAVAASGKPVNIKKGQFMAPADMRQVVAKARNAAIAAGQDPDAFMLCERGVSFGYNTLVSDMRGLAIMAETGCPVVFDATHSVQQPGGLGERSGGQREFVPLLARAAVAAGVSGVFMETHPDPDNALSDGPNALPLDDFEPLVARLQAIDALVKGA
- a CDS encoding FecR domain-containing protein, with the translated sequence MSFVWPRGHLPFLIGAAVLAAKATAMAAPAPAPTAARPQDIAYAAEDTVIYQIRRGENLFTLAARYLNRQRDYLAVQKANHIANPHRIPEGTRLRIPLALLKGEALVARLVAVRGNVSVKSGGRDIAPSVGMDVTQGSALETGADGFLTLSLPNGSRTSLPTLTRMRIERLRRIILTGSIDYDFTVDMGKVETKAAPLGDDRNGRFRIRTPRAIAAVRGTQFRVGFTAETSLAEVLEGTVAAGAGQGRADAGLTAGYGAVVAAGGGLRTETLLSAPDLVQPGKVQVDPIVRLALTPVGQASSYHVQVGEDAGFTKVIAEARSDTGAFAFGGLPNGGLFVRVSAVAASGLEGLAQTYAMRRVLAGLAASAGPDGDAMRFAWGGEGEGKRIYHFQLGRTDPAKPLLVDEAGLEQDGITLRHLEPGIYRWRVGLRQMTEQGVVENWLPFEKLTVAEPER
- a CDS encoding histidine phosphatase family protein, which gives rise to MYVIVRHGNTFAAGETPRRIGARTDLPLTDKGIEQARALGALFARQGLRFTRVLVSPLLRTRQTAAEIVAALALPAEQQAADFLREIDHGPDENLFEDEVLARIGAEALAAWEHHAVAPPGWTVDAADRIAAWQSLFAEPQAVPTLLVTSNGAARFSLMSDPALAAAAQSLPTLKLPTGGFGLIERDQDGALNLGCWGERP